A window of Pseudodesulfovibrio hydrargyri contains these coding sequences:
- a CDS encoding sigma-54 dependent transcriptional regulator — translation MTARTVLFIAEPQSVTAIFPTLQKAGLQAGLADNLNGALGFIKKSRPCLVFCRPRLQGFDARAFLAKGAETPGFPPVVIFSASGNAEQATEFLELGARDYWIEPLAWEKIQLVLPEDQPKPEPEPETCPPKAHAAPAGNGSPQGRFQIIGRHTAVLRVLALAKQVAGSKATVLISGESGTGKEMFARYLHHNSDRADRPFVAINCAALPEHLLESELFGHEKGAFTGAIQRKLGKFELADGGTILLDEITEMDLGLQAKLLRVLQESEFDRVGGVDTVKVDVRVLATTNRRIEDTVKEGKFRQDLYYRLNVIPLALPALKDRGDDVLLLAEFFTNKFTAAYGLARLAFTDEARKWLMDYDWPGNVRELQNLMERAVLLAGQGPIRPRHFLMGDEQWTPDDLSAIDADQQAACEAAPPSTPDEAMSVMPLHEMEKRLILKSLEETTGNRTRAAELLGISVRTLRNKLNEYKKQGLDV, via the coding sequence ATGACGGCAAGAACTGTCCTTTTCATCGCGGAGCCGCAGTCCGTGACCGCCATCTTTCCCACCTTGCAGAAGGCCGGGTTGCAGGCGGGGTTGGCCGACAACCTCAACGGGGCGCTCGGGTTCATCAAGAAATCCCGGCCCTGCCTGGTCTTCTGCCGTCCGCGATTGCAGGGGTTCGACGCCAGGGCGTTCCTGGCCAAGGGGGCCGAGACCCCGGGCTTCCCGCCCGTGGTCATCTTCTCGGCCTCGGGCAACGCCGAACAGGCCACGGAATTCCTCGAACTCGGAGCGCGCGACTACTGGATCGAGCCCCTGGCCTGGGAAAAAATCCAGCTGGTCCTGCCCGAGGACCAACCCAAGCCGGAACCCGAACCCGAAACCTGCCCGCCCAAGGCGCACGCCGCGCCCGCGGGCAACGGCTCGCCCCAGGGCAGATTCCAGATCATCGGCCGCCACACCGCGGTGCTGCGCGTGCTCGCCCTGGCCAAGCAGGTGGCCGGGTCCAAGGCGACCGTGCTCATCTCCGGCGAGTCCGGCACCGGCAAGGAGATGTTCGCCCGCTATCTGCACCACAACTCCGACCGCGCGGACCGGCCCTTTGTGGCCATCAACTGCGCGGCCCTGCCCGAGCACCTGCTGGAGAGCGAGCTCTTCGGCCATGAAAAGGGCGCGTTCACCGGGGCCATCCAACGCAAGCTCGGCAAGTTCGAACTGGCCGACGGCGGGACCATCCTGCTGGACGAAATCACCGAGATGGACCTGGGCCTGCAGGCCAAGTTGCTGCGCGTCCTGCAGGAGTCCGAGTTCGACCGCGTGGGCGGCGTGGACACGGTCAAGGTGGACGTGCGCGTCCTGGCCACCACCAACCGGCGCATCGAGGACACGGTCAAGGAAGGCAAGTTCCGCCAGGACCTCTACTACCGGCTGAACGTCATCCCCCTGGCCCTGCCCGCGCTCAAGGACCGGGGCGACGACGTGCTCCTGCTGGCCGAATTCTTCACCAACAAGTTCACCGCCGCCTACGGGCTGGCCAGGCTCGCCTTCACGGACGAGGCCAGAAAATGGCTCATGGACTACGACTGGCCCGGCAACGTGCGCGAGTTGCAGAACCTCATGGAACGGGCCGTGCTCCTGGCGGGCCAGGGCCCCATCCGGCCCCGCCACTTCCTCATGGGCGACGAGCAGTGGACCCCGGACGACCTGTCCGCCATCGACGCGGACCAGCAGGCCGCCTGCGAGGCCGCGCCCCCTTCCACCCCGGACGAGGCCATGTCGGTCATGCCCCTGCACGAGATGGAAAAGCGGCTCATCCTCAAAAGCCTGGAAGAGACCACCGGCAACCGCACCCGCGCGGCCGAGCTCCTGGGCATCTCCGTGCGCACCCTGCGCAACAAGCTCAACGAATACAAGAAACAGGGCCTGGACGTGTAG
- a CDS encoding glycosyltransferase: MSISIPVLCYHNVSDVNGHTPEMFREHLDAMADAGWRTITARDLLAVTRGEMKPPKKSLVLTFDDGHVSNWTTVVPELEKRNMTGTFFALTDFTAPGGARAPETAPGMLPMKRAFRAAFVDNDFSQFINEAEIRAMLDKGMEVFAHGCRHQAAFRSLAPDGRLGDGITHWGGWSIYPGHDDFWPTFKPGSGYVYDGFWPRFEQGESPRFVKRTEAERREFCRRDFRRSMERIRELNGYDEQLFCWPWGQFDPVSEAELKDAGFAGAFTLERSANTRGTDPFRLNRLGVAAKKDGRWVQTRLRMYGATASARVFFKKFHKKPEVSSVLYATDSNKLSGGSRQMVNNVKAMADMGLKVYALVTPDTAINGALEPLKGENVEVLHFDGFSRYAEAGKFLKALIEEKGIDVVHTFHNRAYKMGVLARLLGAKFRLFINRGVISRPNAVFFLWTALSDGVIANSAQCAEVMRRYWVRGKRLNVVYNAYAGPDFGEPKPRRKRGTRYIYVGNSVDIKGFDVFLKAADRLCEGGARDLEFVGVGVPDNKLSKFDDVFTPVVRERYRNAGEIPHAEVLDELRFADVLVVSSRKESLPNALLEGFDFGLPAVCTRVGGIPEVVRDNVDGFLCASGDADCLAEKMRLLAEDPPKRFALGLAGRRLVRTLLTPEAKGRNLMRVYMGERLYEPLPVEDMAVPDPAAGFFDEPSGNQEELPHEHGPR; the protein is encoded by the coding sequence ATGAGCATATCCATACCCGTCCTTTGCTACCACAACGTGTCCGACGTGAACGGGCACACGCCCGAAATGTTTCGCGAGCACCTCGACGCCATGGCCGACGCGGGCTGGCGGACCATCACGGCCCGCGATCTGCTGGCCGTGACGCGCGGGGAGATGAAGCCTCCGAAAAAGTCCCTGGTCCTGACCTTCGACGACGGCCACGTGTCCAACTGGACCACCGTGGTTCCGGAGCTGGAAAAGCGGAACATGACCGGGACCTTTTTCGCCCTCACGGACTTCACCGCGCCCGGTGGGGCGCGCGCGCCAGAGACCGCGCCCGGGATGCTGCCCATGAAGCGGGCCTTCCGGGCCGCCTTCGTGGACAACGACTTTTCCCAGTTCATCAACGAAGCCGAAATCAGGGCCATGCTCGACAAGGGCATGGAGGTCTTCGCCCACGGCTGCCGCCATCAGGCGGCCTTCAGGAGCCTCGCGCCGGACGGACGGCTCGGGGACGGGATAACCCACTGGGGCGGCTGGTCCATCTACCCCGGGCACGACGACTTCTGGCCGACCTTCAAGCCGGGCAGCGGATACGTCTACGACGGATTCTGGCCCCGCTTCGAGCAAGGGGAGAGCCCGCGCTTCGTCAAGCGAACCGAGGCCGAACGCCGCGAATTCTGCCGTCGGGACTTCAGGCGGAGCATGGAGCGCATCCGGGAATTGAACGGCTATGATGAGCAGCTCTTCTGCTGGCCGTGGGGCCAGTTCGATCCGGTCAGCGAGGCCGAGCTCAAGGACGCGGGGTTCGCCGGGGCCTTCACCCTGGAACGGAGCGCCAACACACGGGGCACGGACCCGTTCCGGCTCAACCGCCTCGGCGTGGCCGCCAAGAAGGACGGCAGGTGGGTGCAGACCCGGCTGCGCATGTACGGCGCAACCGCATCGGCCCGGGTATTTTTCAAGAAGTTCCACAAGAAGCCGGAAGTATCCTCCGTGCTCTACGCCACGGACTCCAACAAGCTGTCCGGCGGCAGCCGCCAGATGGTCAACAACGTCAAGGCCATGGCCGACATGGGGTTGAAGGTCTACGCCCTGGTCACCCCGGACACGGCCATCAACGGGGCCCTCGAACCGCTGAAGGGCGAGAACGTGGAGGTCCTCCATTTCGACGGCTTCAGCCGGTACGCGGAGGCCGGGAAGTTTCTCAAGGCGCTGATCGAGGAAAAGGGCATCGACGTGGTCCACACCTTCCACAACCGGGCGTACAAGATGGGTGTGCTGGCCCGGCTGCTGGGCGCGAAGTTCAGGCTGTTCATCAACCGGGGGGTCATCTCCAGGCCCAACGCCGTGTTTTTCCTGTGGACCGCGCTGTCCGACGGGGTCATCGCCAACTCGGCCCAGTGCGCCGAGGTCATGCGCCGGTACTGGGTGCGCGGCAAGCGTCTCAACGTGGTCTACAACGCCTATGCCGGGCCGGATTTCGGCGAGCCGAAGCCGCGCAGGAAGCGGGGCACGCGCTACATCTACGTGGGCAACTCCGTGGACATCAAGGGGTTCGACGTCTTTCTCAAGGCCGCCGACCGCCTCTGCGAAGGCGGGGCGCGGGACCTGGAATTCGTGGGCGTGGGCGTGCCCGACAACAAGCTCTCGAAATTCGACGATGTCTTCACCCCGGTGGTCCGCGAGCGCTACCGCAACGCGGGCGAGATTCCCCACGCCGAGGTCCTGGACGAACTGCGCTTCGCCGACGTCCTGGTCGTCTCCTCGCGCAAGGAGAGCCTGCCCAACGCCCTGCTCGAGGGGTTCGATTTCGGCCTGCCCGCCGTGTGCACCCGCGTGGGCGGCATCCCCGAGGTGGTCCGCGACAACGTCGACGGCTTTCTCTGCGCGTCCGGGGACGCGGACTGCCTGGCCGAAAAGATGCGCCTGCTGGCCGAGGACCCGCCAAAGCGGTTCGCCCTGGGACTGGCGGGCCGCCGATTGGTGCGTACCCTGCTCACGCCCGAGGCCAAGGGGCGCAACCTGATGCGCGTGTACATGGGCGAGCGGCTGTACGAGCCCCTGCCCGTGGAGGACATGGCCGTGCCCGACCCGGCCGCCGGATTCTTCGACGAACCCTCCGGAAACCAGGAGGAACTTCCCCATGAGCACGGACCGCGCTGA
- a CDS encoding glycosyltransferase family A protein: protein MSTDRADAPAAFWRALPEDLKALLRLGFMGKAHLLDVAARCLRPGRSDLAEVAGDALNILAADHPLDGGLAAELLAAEPAATLLAPDTVARLRVLAAHWVRPADMAPLLDLLNGRDFARTRAFLDQAVRDEPGNLFWREQAVTTGTVENDPDFVFACLKASAPEAAAPVLAAAEECTRTLFFPPEPPAPEELLAAARRSPWNAGLVLRAFDALSGAAGERSPLPGRTAVLLYSWNKADELDATLSSLLASDLAGVSVFVLDNGSTDGTAGVLDRFASRFADVIGADRFTVIPLRVNVGAAAARNWLLHLDAVREHDFCCYLDDDVDLPSDWLLRLGAAVRRYPEAGVWGCKVVDHANPLCIQSADNHLAMDPEARVDLSRTAPNPFSLTGLHVQTLDTGGFDFLRPCASVTGCCHLFRTRVLLESGDFAIQLSPSQYDDMEHDLRLCEAGLFPVYQGHLAVRHRKRTGAASLTSDQERGNALGNKYKMQTMHARADIAEALRAEQALLEADLTGKLDYLEGV from the coding sequence ATGAGCACGGACCGCGCTGACGCCCCGGCCGCCTTCTGGCGCGCCCTGCCCGAAGACCTCAAGGCGCTGCTGCGCCTGGGCTTCATGGGCAAGGCCCATCTGCTCGACGTGGCCGCCCGCTGCCTGCGCCCGGGCCGGTCGGACCTTGCGGAGGTAGCCGGGGACGCCCTGAACATCCTGGCCGCCGACCATCCGCTGGACGGCGGGCTGGCCGCCGAACTGCTGGCCGCCGAACCGGCCGCCACGCTCCTGGCCCCCGACACCGTTGCCCGGCTGCGCGTCCTGGCCGCCCATTGGGTGCGCCCGGCCGACATGGCGCCGCTGCTTGATCTCCTGAACGGACGCGACTTCGCGCGGACCCGCGCCTTCCTGGATCAAGCCGTGCGCGACGAGCCCGGCAATCTGTTCTGGCGCGAGCAGGCCGTGACCACGGGCACGGTGGAGAACGACCCGGACTTCGTCTTCGCCTGCCTGAAAGCTTCGGCCCCCGAAGCGGCCGCCCCGGTCCTGGCCGCCGCCGAAGAGTGCACCCGGACCCTTTTTTTCCCGCCCGAACCTCCCGCCCCGGAGGAGCTGCTGGCCGCCGCCCGCCGGTCTCCGTGGAACGCGGGGTTGGTCCTGCGCGCCTTTGACGCGCTCTCGGGCGCGGCCGGGGAGCGCAGCCCGCTGCCGGGCCGGACCGCCGTGCTGCTCTATTCCTGGAACAAGGCGGACGAACTCGACGCCACTCTGTCCTCGCTGCTCGCCTCGGACCTGGCCGGCGTCTCGGTCTTTGTCCTGGACAACGGCTCCACGGACGGTACCGCCGGGGTCCTGGACCGCTTTGCTTCGCGGTTCGCCGATGTGATCGGCGCGGACCGGTTCACGGTCATACCCCTGCGGGTAAACGTCGGGGCCGCCGCCGCGCGCAACTGGCTGCTCCACCTGGACGCGGTGCGGGAGCACGATTTCTGCTGCTATCTCGACGACGACGTGGATCTGCCGTCCGACTGGCTGCTTCGTCTCGGCGCGGCGGTCCGGCGCTATCCCGAGGCGGGCGTGTGGGGCTGCAAGGTGGTGGACCACGCCAACCCGTTATGCATCCAGAGCGCGGACAACCACCTGGCCATGGACCCTGAAGCCCGCGTCGACCTGAGCCGTACGGCCCCCAATCCGTTCTCGCTCACCGGCCTGCACGTCCAGACCCTGGACACCGGCGGCTTCGACTTCCTGCGTCCGTGCGCGTCGGTCACCGGCTGCTGCCACCTGTTCCGCACCAGAGTCCTGCTCGAATCCGGGGACTTCGCCATCCAGCTTTCCCCGTCCCAGTACGACGACATGGAGCACGACCTGCGGCTGTGCGAGGCGGGCCTGTTCCCGGTCTATCAGGGCCATCTGGCCGTGCGCCACAGGAAGCGCACCGGGGCGGCGTCCCTGACCTCGGATCAGGAGCGCGGCAACGCCCTGGGCAACAAGTACAAGATGCAGACCATGCACGCCCGCGCCGACATCGCCGAGGCCCTCAGGGCCGAGCAGGCCCTGCTCGAGGCCGACCTGACCGGAAAGCTCGACTACCTCGAAGGGGTGTAG
- a CDS encoding substrate-binding domain-containing protein yields the protein MIERPTIFRPLGLLAAVLVFAAVLGAAAPCSAKDRLFVIVAKSESDRNFVRVYNAAKTEAEAHGDRMILTGGKDKAHFRRQNEAIREVMRQEPDGLAVSVLHSEFLAENSFKVVHAAGIPVVTFDSDFAEPYLSLRAGYIGVDNVELGRELARQAQKIRPRGGMVAIMTGGLDDTNLNDRIRGVRDQLGLGLSGSGWTLLARSPIPCRDNYDQALGQLEVLLDDPEVSVIISVGWWAQMANGYEGLVGRYRRSLSRGEKVLVFAGAHPRQRELFAKKLGHVNIGLDFEEMGRLAYRYLARLADGGTIPKVTYTPMDVLSQDCLYAPAR from the coding sequence ATGATAGAAAGACCGACAATTTTTCGTCCTCTCGGGCTGTTGGCGGCCGTCCTCGTTTTCGCGGCGGTTCTGGGCGCTGCCGCGCCGTGCTCGGCCAAGGACAGGCTCTTCGTCATCGTGGCCAAATCGGAGTCGGACCGGAATTTCGTCCGGGTCTACAATGCGGCCAAAACCGAGGCCGAGGCGCACGGCGACCGCATGATCCTGACCGGCGGCAAGGACAAGGCCCATTTCCGCCGTCAGAACGAGGCCATACGGGAAGTGATGCGCCAAGAGCCGGACGGGCTGGCCGTCTCGGTCCTGCACAGCGAATTTTTGGCCGAGAATTCCTTCAAGGTGGTGCACGCGGCGGGCATCCCGGTGGTCACCTTCGATTCGGACTTTGCCGAACCCTATCTCTCCCTGCGCGCCGGGTACATAGGCGTGGACAACGTGGAGCTGGGCCGGGAACTGGCCCGGCAGGCGCAGAAGATCCGGCCCCGGGGCGGCATGGTCGCCATCATGACCGGCGGGCTGGACGACACCAACCTGAACGACCGCATCCGGGGAGTGCGCGATCAACTGGGCCTCGGCCTGTCCGGCTCGGGATGGACCCTGCTCGCCCGGTCGCCCATCCCGTGTAGGGACAACTACGACCAGGCGCTGGGCCAGCTGGAGGTCCTGCTCGACGACCCTGAGGTGAGCGTCATCATCTCCGTGGGTTGGTGGGCGCAGATGGCCAACGGCTATGAGGGGCTGGTCGGACGCTACCGGCGCTCCCTCAGCCGGGGCGAGAAGGTCCTGGTCTTCGCCGGGGCGCATCCCCGGCAGCGGGAACTCTTCGCGAAAAAGCTGGGCCACGTGAACATCGGCCTGGATTTCGAGGAGATGGGGCGGCTGGCCTACCGGTATCTGGCCAGGCTGGCCGACGGCGGGACCATCCCGAAGGTGACCTACACGCCCATGGACGTCCTCAGCCAGGACTGTCTCTACGCCCCGGCCAGGTAG